The Bacteroidales bacterium genome has a segment encoding these proteins:
- a CDS encoding pyruvate, phosphate dikinase, translating into MPFKVKEILLVANLYDAYSIEREGRFSEYVLGEYHQLSLTSVPRITGVSSAEEAFEQLNSKHFDLVIFMVGVDKGMPVTLSRELKQAFPYIPVFMLLNNNTDVEFFVSEKQKFGAIDRIFVWNGESKVFFAMIKLLEDQINVDNDTRVGLVRVILLVEDSPQYYSRYLPLLYGIVMDQTRRIIDDVSTDELYKVLRLRARSKILLAANYEEAMDIINDYKDYMLCLISDVKFQRGGKTDEHAGFKLVSYVRENLRDLPTIIQSSDLENATQAYELRATFIDKNSESLSQDFKSFIMHYLGFGNFIYRDKDGHQIALAKSLREFENQLRTIPDESLIYHARKDHFSLWLMARGEIQVARIINPQKVTDFQSPGELRVYLLDVIQQFRNEQNMGKIIPFEESAITDEHNVVSLVPGLLGGKGRGLAFINSLIYNYDFSVHVPNINIRSPKTSIIGTDEFEYFMERNKLYDKVNTIQSYDEIKRAFVEGSLTDTLIRRLRVLLKQIEKPLAVRSSGMFEDSLSQPFAGIFETYLLPNNHPDINVRLKQLMDAIRLVYASVYSPEARGYIEAINYKLEEEKMAIVLQEVVGNTFEDVYYPHISGVAQSYNYYPFGHMKPEEGFAVAALGLGKFVVDGGSAYRFSPKYPATENFSPKDLFKNSQVKFIAVDLAKKEVNLLDGEMAGLRELDIDEAERHGTMKHLASVYDPDNQRIIPGITTPGPRIINFSNILKYEYMPMAKTIETVLDIVKEAMGTPVEIEFAIDLNRDADYKTTFYLLQIKPLIGAEQDYNVELSEISRDSMILLSNKGMGNGMISDVMDVIFVDTETFDKSRTEDMAREIDALNTLMKKENRKYVLIGPGRWGTRDRWIGIPVNWPQISNAKVIVETSLEGYPLDASSGSHFFHNVTSMNVGYFSVQPELGNSFIDYEFLKKQELINSTTFFRHVRFPSPVSIKMDGRKRLAVVTWNEVI; encoded by the coding sequence ATGCCTTTCAAGGTAAAAGAGATTCTTCTGGTAGCCAATCTTTACGACGCATACAGCATCGAGCGGGAAGGGCGATTCTCGGAATATGTGCTGGGTGAATATCACCAGCTTAGCCTTACCTCTGTCCCACGTATTACAGGGGTATCTTCAGCAGAAGAAGCTTTTGAACAGCTGAACAGTAAGCATTTCGACCTGGTAATCTTTATGGTGGGTGTTGACAAGGGCATGCCGGTCACCCTCTCAAGGGAGCTCAAACAAGCATTCCCGTATATTCCGGTCTTCATGCTCCTCAACAATAACACGGATGTGGAATTCTTCGTCAGTGAGAAGCAGAAATTCGGTGCCATCGACCGCATCTTCGTTTGGAATGGTGAAAGCAAAGTGTTCTTCGCCATGATCAAACTTCTTGAAGACCAGATAAATGTAGATAACGACACAAGAGTCGGGCTGGTACGTGTCATCCTGCTGGTGGAAGACAGTCCTCAATACTATTCGCGCTACCTTCCTTTATTATATGGTATCGTGATGGATCAGACCCGCCGCATTATCGATGATGTGAGCACTGATGAACTATATAAGGTATTGCGCCTTCGTGCCCGATCCAAGATCCTCCTGGCTGCCAACTATGAGGAAGCCATGGATATTATCAATGATTATAAGGATTATATGCTTTGCCTTATCTCTGATGTGAAATTTCAAAGAGGGGGTAAAACCGATGAACATGCAGGCTTTAAACTGGTGAGTTATGTAAGGGAAAATCTTCGGGACCTGCCCACAATTATTCAGTCGTCGGACCTGGAAAATGCCACACAGGCCTATGAACTAAGGGCTACCTTCATCGATAAGAACTCCGAGAGCCTCTCCCAGGATTTCAAGAGTTTCATTATGCACTACCTGGGTTTCGGGAACTTTATCTATCGCGACAAGGACGGCCACCAGATAGCACTGGCCAAATCACTCAGGGAATTTGAGAACCAGTTGCGCACCATCCCTGACGAATCCCTGATCTATCATGCCCGGAAAGACCATTTCTCCCTTTGGCTTATGGCCAGGGGTGAGATACAAGTGGCAAGGATCATCAATCCGCAAAAGGTTACCGACTTCCAGAGTCCAGGGGAATTGCGCGTTTACCTGCTCGATGTGATCCAGCAGTTCCGCAACGAACAAAATATGGGGAAGATTATTCCCTTCGAGGAATCCGCCATTACCGATGAACATAATGTGGTAAGCCTGGTTCCCGGTTTATTGGGGGGAAAGGGCAGGGGACTTGCCTTTATTAATTCCCTGATCTATAATTACGATTTTTCTGTCCATGTGCCCAATATCAACATCCGTTCTCCCAAGACTTCCATCATCGGGACGGATGAGTTTGAGTATTTCATGGAACGCAATAAATTATACGATAAGGTAAATACCATCCAATCCTACGATGAGATCAAGCGGGCATTTGTCGAGGGTTCCCTCACCGATACCCTGATCCGAAGGCTGAGGGTGCTGCTCAAACAAATCGAAAAGCCACTGGCAGTGCGTTCTTCCGGGATGTTTGAAGATTCCTTGTCACAGCCTTTTGCCGGTATTTTCGAAACTTACCTGCTGCCAAACAATCACCCTGATATCAATGTCAGGCTTAAGCAGCTGATGGATGCCATCCGGCTGGTGTATGCATCGGTTTATTCTCCTGAAGCCCGCGGTTATATTGAAGCCATCAATTATAAGCTGGAAGAGGAAAAGATGGCCATTGTTCTCCAGGAGGTTGTGGGAAATACATTTGAAGATGTGTATTATCCTCATATCAGCGGGGTAGCACAGTCTTATAATTATTATCCATTTGGACACATGAAACCTGAGGAAGGTTTTGCAGTGGCGGCACTCGGTCTTGGAAAGTTCGTGGTAGATGGGGGTAGTGCCTATCGGTTTTCACCTAAATATCCGGCCACTGAGAATTTCAGTCCCAAGGACCTGTTTAAAAACTCCCAGGTAAAATTCATTGCGGTGGACCTGGCCAAAAAGGAGGTGAACCTCCTGGACGGAGAAATGGCAGGCCTCAGGGAACTGGACATCGATGAAGCTGAACGGCATGGAACCATGAAACACCTGGCTTCAGTTTATGATCCCGATAATCAGCGTATCATCCCAGGTATCACCACGCCCGGGCCCAGGATCATCAATTTCTCAAATATCCTGAAGTATGAGTATATGCCCATGGCCAAGACCATTGAAACCGTGCTCGATATTGTCAAGGAAGCGATGGGTACGCCGGTGGAAATTGAATTTGCCATCGACCTCAACCGTGATGCGGATTATAAGACCACCTTCTACCTCCTTCAAATCAAGCCCCTCATTGGTGCTGAGCAGGACTATAATGTGGAGTTATCCGAGATCAGCCGCGACTCTATGATCTTACTATCAAATAAAGGGATGGGCAATGGAATGATCAGCGACGTAATGGATGTGATTTTTGTGGATACCGAAACTTTTGATAAGAGCAGGACTGAAGATATGGCCCGTGAGATTGATGCCCTCAATACCCTGATGAAAAAGGAAAACCGAAAATATGTCCTGATAGGTCCGGGCCGATGGGGCACCCGCGACCGCTGGATCGGTATTCCTGTGAACTGGCCGCAGATCAGTAATGCCAAGGTGATTGTAGAAACCAGTCTTGAAGGCTATCCCCTGGATGCCAGCAGTGGTTCCCACTTCTTCCATAATGTAACCTCCATGAATGTGGGGTATTTCTCCGTGCAGCCTGAATTGGGCAACAGTTTTATTGATTATGAATTCCTGAAGAAGCAGGAACTTATCAATAGTACCACCTTCTTCCGGCATGTGCGTTTTCCCTCGCCGGTAAGCATTAAAATGGATGGACGGAAGAGGCTGGCGGTGGTGACCTGGAATGAAGTGATTTGA